One Carassius auratus strain Wakin chromosome 3, ASM336829v1, whole genome shotgun sequence genomic region harbors:
- the LOC113046935 gene encoding homologous-pairing protein 2 homolog isoform X1 produces the protein MSKKDSAGVAQILAYLNEKNRPFSAQDVFTNLQKQCGLGKTAVVKAMEQLAQEGKIREKVYGKQKIYFADQSQFADVSDAELKKMDARIAEIGNEVQTISQSCRQLDTELKELNSSLTTAEMKAQIQELQAECSGYRERLEEIKSAKNHVTPEERQKVYKERETYVKEWRKRKRLVTIRKNIYSQLQNLPRRQNVNLFFNDAAVTDMVEAILEGYPKSKKQFLEEAGIETDEDHKVTMPNI, from the exons ATGAGCAAAAAAGACAGTGCAG GTGTCGCTCAGATCCTCGCTTACCTGAATGAGAAAAACAGACCCTTCAGTGCTCAGGATGTCTTTACAAACCTACAGAAGCAGTGTGGTCTGGGTAAAACG GCTGTGGTCAAAGCAATGGAGCAGCTGGCCCAGGAGGGGAAGATTCGAGAGAAAGTCTATGGGAAGCAGAAGATCTACTTTGCAGATCAG TCTCAGTTTGCGGATGTGAGTGATGCTGAACTTAAGAAGATGGATGCTCGTATTGCTGAAATCGGCAATGAAGTACAGACCATATCACAGAGCTGCAGGCAGCTGGATACAG AACTGAAGGAGCTGAACAGCTCATTAACCACAGCCGAGATGAAGGCACAGATCCAGGAGCTGCAGGCGGAGTGCTCTGGGTACAGAGAGAGGCTGGAGGAAATCAAGTCCGCTAAAAACCATGTGACCCCTGAGGAGAGGCAGAAG GTTTACAAGGAGAGAGAGACTTATGTGAAGGAatggaggaagaggaaaagactggtaacgatccgtaaaaacatttattcacaaCTTCAGAATTTGCCCAGGAGACAAAACGTcaacttattttttaatgatgCAGCT GTTACTGATATGGTTGAAGCTATTTTGGAGGGGTACCCAAAGAGCAAGAAACAGTTTCTG GAGGAGGCTGGGATTGAAACAGATGAGGACCATAAAGTGACAATGCCCAACATCTGA
- the LOC113046935 gene encoding homologous-pairing protein 2 homolog isoform X2, producing the protein MSKKDSAGVAQILAYLNEKNRPFSAQDVFTNLQKQCGLGKTAVVKAMEQLAQEGKIREKVYGKQKIYFADQSQFADVSDAELKKMDARIAEIGNEVQTISQSCRQLDTELKELNSSLTTAEMKAQIQELQAECSGYRERLEEIKSAKNHVTPEERQKVYKERETYVKEWRKRKRLVTDMVEAILEGYPKSKKQFLEEAGIETDEDHKVTMPNI; encoded by the exons ATGAGCAAAAAAGACAGTGCAG GTGTCGCTCAGATCCTCGCTTACCTGAATGAGAAAAACAGACCCTTCAGTGCTCAGGATGTCTTTACAAACCTACAGAAGCAGTGTGGTCTGGGTAAAACG GCTGTGGTCAAAGCAATGGAGCAGCTGGCCCAGGAGGGGAAGATTCGAGAGAAAGTCTATGGGAAGCAGAAGATCTACTTTGCAGATCAG TCTCAGTTTGCGGATGTGAGTGATGCTGAACTTAAGAAGATGGATGCTCGTATTGCTGAAATCGGCAATGAAGTACAGACCATATCACAGAGCTGCAGGCAGCTGGATACAG AACTGAAGGAGCTGAACAGCTCATTAACCACAGCCGAGATGAAGGCACAGATCCAGGAGCTGCAGGCGGAGTGCTCTGGGTACAGAGAGAGGCTGGAGGAAATCAAGTCCGCTAAAAACCATGTGACCCCTGAGGAGAGGCAGAAG GTTTACAAGGAGAGAGAGACTTATGTGAAGGAatggaggaagaggaaaagactg GTTACTGATATGGTTGAAGCTATTTTGGAGGGGTACCCAAAGAGCAAGAAACAGTTTCTG GAGGAGGCTGGGATTGAAACAGATGAGGACCATAAAGTGACAATGCCCAACATCTGA
- the LOC113046925 gene encoding max-like protein X isoform X1, protein MTENSASPEDPWLKVTMSQQTDGTFSDNGFDHSFFAESAQKESLVSRANSIGSTSASSVPNTDDEDSDNRHETPYKESYKDRRRQAHTQAEQKRRDAIKKGYDDLQSIVPTCLQQSDFAMATQKISKATVLQKTIDYIQFLHKEKKKQEEDVSTLRKEVMALKIMKTNYEHIVKAHQNNPQQGSEQVSDQVKFSVFQSIMDSLFQSFSASVSVNSFQELSACVFSWIEEHCKPQTLREFVVTVLQQVNGQLY, encoded by the exons ATGACGGAAAACAGCGCGTCGCCGGAGGATCCCTGGCTCAAA GTCACCATGTCTCAGCAGACGGACGGCACCTTCAGCGACAACGGCTTCGATCACA GTTTCTTTGCCGAGAGTGCTCAAAAAGAAAGTTTGGTGTCAAGAGCCAACAGCATTGGATCCACAAGTGCCTCTTCAGTACCAAACACAG ATGATGAAGACAGTGATAACAGACATGAGACGCCCTATAAGGAGTCGTATAAAGACCGGAGAAGACAGGCACACACACAGGCAGAGCAGAAACGCAGAGATGCCATCAAG AAAGGCTATGATGACCTGCAGTCTATAGTGCCTACATGCCTGCAGCAGTCAGACTTTGCTATGGCCACACAGAAGATAAGTAAAGCTACAGTCCTGCAGAAGA CAATCGACTACATTCAGTTTCTCCacaaagaaaagaagaaacaggAAGAGGATGTTTCCACTCTTAGGAAGGAGGTGATGGCGTTGAAAATTATGAAAAC GAACTATGAGCACATTGTGAAGGCCCATCAGAATAACCCTCAGCAGGGCAGCGAGCAGGTTTCAGATCAGGTGAAGTTCAGTGTGTTTCAGAGCATCATGGATTCTCTGTTCCAGTCCTTCAGTGCCTCGGTGTCAGTCAACAGCTTTCAGGAGCTCTCTGCTTGCGTCTTCAGCTGGATCGAGGAACACTGCAAGCCCCAG ACGCTGAGAGAGTTTGTGGTGACTGTGCTGCAGCAAGTGAACGGTCAGCTGTACTGA
- the LOC113046925 gene encoding max-like protein X isoform X2 — protein sequence MASRGRSSYHPVIVYCKMTENSASPEDPWLKQTDGTFSDNGFDHSFFAESAQKESLVSRANSIGSTSASSVPNTDDEDSDNRHETPYKESYKDRRRQAHTQAEQKRRDAIKKGYDDLQSIVPTCLQQSDFAMATQKISKATVLQKTIDYIQFLHKEKKKQEEDVSTLRKEVMALKIMKTNYEHIVKAHQNNPQQGSEQVSDQVKFSVFQSIMDSLFQSFSASVSVNSFQELSACVFSWIEEHCKPQTLREFVVTVLQQVNGQLY from the exons ATGGCCAGTAGGGGGCGCAGCTCGTACCATCCCGTCATTGTTTATTGCAAAATGACGGAAAACAGCGCGTCGCCGGAGGATCCCTGGCTCAAA CAGACGGACGGCACCTTCAGCGACAACGGCTTCGATCACA GTTTCTTTGCCGAGAGTGCTCAAAAAGAAAGTTTGGTGTCAAGAGCCAACAGCATTGGATCCACAAGTGCCTCTTCAGTACCAAACACAG ATGATGAAGACAGTGATAACAGACATGAGACGCCCTATAAGGAGTCGTATAAAGACCGGAGAAGACAGGCACACACACAGGCAGAGCAGAAACGCAGAGATGCCATCAAG AAAGGCTATGATGACCTGCAGTCTATAGTGCCTACATGCCTGCAGCAGTCAGACTTTGCTATGGCCACACAGAAGATAAGTAAAGCTACAGTCCTGCAGAAGA CAATCGACTACATTCAGTTTCTCCacaaagaaaagaagaaacaggAAGAGGATGTTTCCACTCTTAGGAAGGAGGTGATGGCGTTGAAAATTATGAAAAC GAACTATGAGCACATTGTGAAGGCCCATCAGAATAACCCTCAGCAGGGCAGCGAGCAGGTTTCAGATCAGGTGAAGTTCAGTGTGTTTCAGAGCATCATGGATTCTCTGTTCCAGTCCTTCAGTGCCTCGGTGTCAGTCAACAGCTTTCAGGAGCTCTCTGCTTGCGTCTTCAGCTGGATCGAGGAACACTGCAAGCCCCAG ACGCTGAGAGAGTTTGTGGTGACTGTGCTGCAGCAAGTGAACGGTCAGCTGTACTGA